The Desulfofundulus salinus genome includes the window ACCCTTGAGGTTTTCATATAAGCCCTAACCCTGTATATCTACCCCCGTTTCCATACACAATACTATGGAAGTAAAAGGGGGTGCAGTCAGTGGATCAGGGTGGAGGCGATAACCTCATTGAAAAAGGGCGAATTTCCTCCCGCCAGTTAGCCATGTTGCTCTTTACCCTGGTCATATCGACCATCGATGTTTACCTGCCGGCAGTGGTGGCCGGTGTAGCCGGAAGGGATGCCTGGATTGCAGTAATCCTGGCGGTTTTCTATGCCCTGATCATCTGGGCAGTGGCCATAGCCCTGGCCGCTCGTTTTCCTCGTCAGACGATTATCCACTACAGCAAGGAAGTGTTAGGCCCCATCCTGGGGGGCTTCATTGGATTGTTACTGATTATTTTTTTCTTTTTTGTGGGGACTAGCATCACTCGCATGCTGGCCGATGTCATGGTCACGGCCTTTATGCCAGGCACACCTCTAGTGGTTTTTACCACGAGCGTTATGCTGGTGGCTTCTTATGCAGTCTTTAGCGGGCTTGAGGTCATAGCCCGGGTAAACGAAATTATGCTCCCCCTGGGACTCGCCGCACTCATTTTTGTTGGTTTCGGTTCTTTGCCTCAGGTAGATTTTGGTAACTTCTTACCCGTGATGGAACAGGGCCTGGGGCCGGTGAACTGGGGAGGTGTCATTTTAGTCAGTACCTTAGCCGAAATTGTGATCGTACTGATGCTCTATCCATATATAAATGACCAGACCCGGGTCG containing:
- a CDS encoding GerAB/ArcD/ProY family transporter, translated to MDQGGGDNLIEKGRISSRQLAMLLFTLVISTIDVYLPAVVAGVAGRDAWIAVILAVFYALIIWAVAIALAARFPRQTIIHYSKEVLGPILGGFIGLLLIIFFFFVGTSITRMLADVMVTAFMPGTPLVVFTTSVMLVASYAVFSGLEVIARVNEIMLPLGLAALIFVGFGSLPQVDFGNFLPVMEQGLGPVNWGGVILVSTLAEIVIVLMLYPYINDQTRVGVNGLWALLGLGAAMQIGVLAIGLFTAEVTATMNFPALEMVRAIRLGAFITHLDVVIVAVWVGGIFLKLALLYYVVTLGLAQWLGLSSYQSLLAPVGIWMVIYSLFAYHSIADFWALELKVFPGYSLSHTFLIPLFLLVVAWVRGLGAKS